The region GCGGCAGACGCACATTGCCGCCGGGGCCAACTGCTGCGAGTACTGCATTCACCCGTCGGCGACGGTGGAGGGCGACCAAGCGTTGGCGTCCCTCTCCAGTTCGCCGAGCGACGATCCAGCGAACGGCGCCCTTCCCTTCGTACAACTTGCTTCCGCGCGGGGCGTTGCGCCCGCGCTCCGGCCTGCACTGCAGGAGATGCCATGAGTTCCGCCATCGACCAACTGGTCTCGAAGGAGTACCAGTACGGCTTCACGACCGACATCGCGACCGACACGATCCCGCCGGGGCTCAGCGAGGAGGTGGTGCGCCTCATCTCGGCCAAGAAGGGGGAGCCGCCGTTCCTGCTCGAGTGGCGCCTCAAGGCGTTTCGCCGCTGGCAGCAGATGACGGAGCCGCATTGGCCTAACGTGACCTACCCCGCCATCGACTACCAGGGGATCTCGTACTATTCGGCGCCCAGGACGGCCAAGCCGTTAGGCAGCCTCGACGAGCTCGACCCGAAGATCAAGGAGACGTACGACAAGCTGGGGATCCCGCTGCACGAGCAGAAGCTGCTTGCCGGCGTGGCGGTGGATGCGGTCTTCGATTCTGTCTCGGTCGGCACGACGTACAAGGAAGAGCTCAAGAAGCACGGAATCATCTTCTGCTCGTTTGGCGAGGCGGTGCGCGAACACCCGGAGCTCATCGAGAAGTATCTCGGTTCCGTGGTTCCCTACAGCGACAACTATTTCGCCGCGCTCAACTCGGCGGTGTTCTCCGACGGGTCGTTCGTCTACGTCCCCAAGGGGGTGCGCTGCCCCATGGAGCTGTCGACGTACTTCCGCATCAACGCCGCGGATACCGGGCAGTTCGAGCGTACGCTGATCGTGGCGGACGAGGGGGCGTACGTGAGCTACCTCGAGGGGTGCACCGCGCCCAAGCGCTCCACCAACCAGCTGCACGCCGCCGTTGTGGAAATCGTCGCCCTCGACAACGCGACGGTGAAGTACTCCACGGTGCAGAACTGGTACGCGGGCGACGAGGAGGGGAAAGGCGGCATCTACAACTTCGTCACCAAGCGCGGCAAGGCGTTCACGAACTCCAAGATCTCGTGGACGCAGGTGGAGACCGGCTCGGCGATCACCTGGAAGTACCCCAGCGTGATCCTGCAGGGCGACAACTCGACCGGGGAGTTCTACTCGGTCGCGGTCGTCAACAACATGCAGCAGGCCGACACCGGGACCAAGATGATCCACATTGGCCGCAACACGAAGTCGAACATCGTCTCGAAGGGGATTTCTGCCGGCAAGGGACAGAACTCGTATCGCGGCCAGGTGAAGGTGATGCCCAAGGCCGAGAACGCGCGCAACTACACGCAGTGCGATTCGATGCTCATCGGCAACGCCTGCGGTGCGCACACCTTCCCGTACATCGAGGCCCAGAACAACTCGGCCACCATCGAGCACGAGGCGAGCACGTCGAAGATCGGGGAGGACCAGATCTTCTACCTGAAGCAGCGTGGCATGTCGGCCGAGCAGGCGGTGTCGATGATCGTCTCGGGGTTCTGCCGCGAGGTGTTCAAGGAACTTCCGATGGAGTTCGCGCTCGAGGCGCAGCAGCTGCTCGGAATTACGCTCGAAGGGTCGGTCGGGTAGCTCGTCGGCAAGAAGACGAGAGGACGAGAAGACGAGTTCGATCGCTTCCGCTTTGAGTTGGTCTCGCGCTTCACCCGGCATGAAGAAGCTCTGATCCCCCGCAGTTGAGTTCACTCGTCCTCTCGTCCCCAGCCTTCGCTGGGGCAGGCCTCTTGTCTTCTCGTCTTCTCGTCCTCTCGTCTTCTCGTCCTCTCGTCTTCTCGTCCTCTCGTCCTCTCGTCCTCTCAAGAAAATGCTCGTCATCAGGAATCTGCGCGCCTCGGTCGCCGACAAGGAAATCCTCAAGGGCATCTCGCTCACGGTGAACGCCGGCGGAGTGCACGCCATCATGGGACCTAACGGTTCCGGGAAGTCGACGCTCGCCCAGGTGCTCGCCGGCCATCCCGGCTATGAGGTCACGGGCGGGAGCGTGGAGTACGAGGGGAAGGACCTCCTCGAGATGGAGCCCGAGGCGCGCGCCCATGCCGGCGTCTTCCTCGCGTTCCAGTATCCGATCGAGATCCCCGGCGTCTCCAACGCCTACTTCCTGCGCACCGCGTACAACGAAGTGCGCAAGGCAAACGGGGAAGAGGAGGTCGACCCGATGGACTTTCTCGACATCATGACCGAGAAGCTCAAGCTGGTGGAGATGGACGAGGCGATGCTCCAGCGCTCGGTCAACACCGGCTTTTCCGGCGGCGAGAAGAAGCGCAACGAGATCTTGCAGATGGCGGTGCTGGAACCGCGGCTGGCGATACTCGACGAGACCGACTCGGGGCTCGACATCGACGCGCTTCGCATCGTGGCGCATGGCGTCAACACGCTCAAGCGTCCCGACCGGGCGACGATCGTCGTCACGCACTATCAGCGCCTCCTTGAGTACATCGTCCCCGACTACGTCCACGTGCTCGCCAACGGGCGCATCGTGAAGTCGGGGGGGAAGGAGCTGGCACTGGAGCTCGAGGCCAAGGGGTACGACTGGCTGCTGGATGAACCGGCGGCGGTGGGAGGCTAAGGTGAGCACGGCACTCTATCGCGAGCAGTTCGCGACCATTCCTGCCGGCGGGCCGGCCTGGCTGGCCGGGTTGCGCGAGCGCGCGCTTGCCGCGTTCGAGGGATATGGCTTCCCGACGTCGAAGAACGAGGACTGGCACTTCACCTCGCCGGCCCCGATCACCGAGACGTCGTTCGCGCCGATGTCGCCCTCGTCAGGCGCCGTCACCACGTCGGACCTCGCGCCCTATCTCGTGGGGAACGCCAACTGGCCGACGGTGGTCTTCGTGAACGGGCGCTACGCGCCGGCGCTCTCGCGGGTGGACGCGCTTCCCGCCGGCGTGCGCATCCTGTCGCTCGCCTCCGCGCTGCACGAGGAACCGACGCTCCTCGAGCAGCACCTGGGGAAGCTGGCCGAGTTCGACCAGCAGGCGTTCGCCTTCACCGCGCTCAACACGGCGATGATGCGCGACGGGGCGGTGTTGCACGTGGCGAAGGAGACCGAGGCGGCGACGCCCATCCACCTCCTGTTCGTGACCGACGCCGGCGCCGCGGGGGGCGTGGCCTATCCGCGCAACCTCGTGGTGATGGAGCGGCAGGCACGAGCGACGATCATCGAGCAGTATGTGTCGTTAGGCGACGTGCGGCACCTGACCAACGCCGTCACCGAGTGTGTCCTGGCCGATGGGAGCACGCTGCACCACTACCGCCTGCAGCGCGAGGGGCGGCGGGCGTTTCACGTGGGGCACGTGGAGACGATGCAGGGGCGCGATTCGCACTACGTCTCGTTCTCCTTCGCGACCGGCGCCGAGCTGTCGCGCACCAACATCTACACCATCCTTGCAGGCGAGGGGTGCGGCGCAACGCTGAACGGGCTCTACATGCTCGACGGCGACCAGACCTGCGACCACCAAACGCGCATCGAGCACGCGGAGCCCAACTGCTATTCGCGCGAGATGTACAAGGGGATCCTGGACGGCACGTCGCACGGCGTCTTCAACGGCAAGGTCTACGTGCGCCCCATTGCCCAGAAGACGGACGGGAAGCAGACAAACAAGACGCTCCTCCTCTCGGACAAGGCGCGGATCGACACGAAACCGCAGCTCGAGATCTTTGCAGACGATGTGAAGTGCACGCACGGCGCGACGGTAGGCAAGCTGGACGCGATCGCCGCCTTCTACATGAAGTCCCGCGGCGTCAACGCCGACACGACGCGCCGGCTGCTGACGTACGCATTCGCGGCGGAAGTGCTGGAGACGATCGAGCTGGAGCCGCTGAAGGAGGATCTCGAACGACTGACGCTGCAGCGATACCTGTAGCTGGTGGGTCGGGCGAAAGGTCATGAACTCCCGCCGCGGCGTCGCTCGTGGGTGCGCCGGCCGGCAGTAAGGTCAAGACTTTTCACCACAGGGTGTCGCAGGGCGGTTGCAGCGCGAGGTTCGGGCGAAAAGACACCGCGGCGAACGCGATCGGCTGGCGCACACCGCGCCGCCGCTCGAACGACGATGATGCTTGAAAGGGGACGGTTCCGGATGTCGACTCAACTGGCGCACACTCCGCTCGACGTCGCGAAGATCCGCGAGGACTTTCCCATCCTCGCCATGGAAGTGCGCGGCAAGCCGTTGGTCTACCTCGACAATGCGGCCACGTCTCAAAAGCCGCGCAGCGTCATTCACGCCCTCACGCAGTACTACGAACGCGAGAACGGGAACATCCATCGCGGGGTGCACTACCTGAGCGAGAAGGCGACCGAGTTGTACGACCTCACGCGTGAGACCGCGCGGCGCTTCTTCCATGCACGTCACGCCCACGAGATGATCTTCACGCGCGGCGCCACGGAGGGCATCAACCTCGTGGCGTCGTCGTTCGCACAGGGCGTCCTCAGGGGCGGCGACGAGATCCTCGTCTCGACCATGGAGCACCACTCCAACATCGTCCCCTGGCAGATGGCCTGCGAGCGGACCGGCGCCGTGCTCAAGGTCATCCCCATCACCGATGCCGGCGAGCTGGACATGGGCGCGTATCGCGCGCTCCTGAGCGAACGCACGAAGCTCGTCAGCGTCGCGCACATCTCCAACGCACTGGGCACCATCAACCCCGTCGCCGAGATCGTGCGGCTGGCGCATGAGGTCGGGGCGGCAGTCTTCATCGACGGGGCGCAGTCGGCGCCGCACGCGCAGGTGGACCTGCAAGCGATCGACTGCGACTTCTTCGCCTGTTCCGGCCACAAGATGCTCGGCCCCACCGGGGCGTCGATCCTCTACGGGAAGGAAGCGTGGCTCGACAAGCTCCCGCCGTACATGGGCGGGGGCGACATGATCGACTACGTCTCCTTCGAGCGGACGACCTATGCCAGGCTCCCCTCCAAGTTCGAGGCTGGGACGCCGTCCATCGGCGATGTGGTCGCCTATCGCCACGCCTTCGAGTACCTGGAGCAGGTGGGGCTCGACGCCGTCGCCGCGCACGAGCACGAACTCCTCGCGCACGCAACGGAGCAGCTGC is a window of Gemmatimonadaceae bacterium DNA encoding:
- the sufB gene encoding Fe-S cluster assembly protein SufB produces the protein MSSAIDQLVSKEYQYGFTTDIATDTIPPGLSEEVVRLISAKKGEPPFLLEWRLKAFRRWQQMTEPHWPNVTYPAIDYQGISYYSAPRTAKPLGSLDELDPKIKETYDKLGIPLHEQKLLAGVAVDAVFDSVSVGTTYKEELKKHGIIFCSFGEAVREHPELIEKYLGSVVPYSDNYFAALNSAVFSDGSFVYVPKGVRCPMELSTYFRINAADTGQFERTLIVADEGAYVSYLEGCTAPKRSTNQLHAAVVEIVALDNATVKYSTVQNWYAGDEEGKGGIYNFVTKRGKAFTNSKISWTQVETGSAITWKYPSVILQGDNSTGEFYSVAVVNNMQQADTGTKMIHIGRNTKSNIVSKGISAGKGQNSYRGQVKVMPKAENARNYTQCDSMLIGNACGAHTFPYIEAQNNSATIEHEASTSKIGEDQIFYLKQRGMSAEQAVSMIVSGFCREVFKELPMEFALEAQQLLGITLEGSVG
- the sufC gene encoding Fe-S cluster assembly ATPase SufC — protein: MLVIRNLRASVADKEILKGISLTVNAGGVHAIMGPNGSGKSTLAQVLAGHPGYEVTGGSVEYEGKDLLEMEPEARAHAGVFLAFQYPIEIPGVSNAYFLRTAYNEVRKANGEEEVDPMDFLDIMTEKLKLVEMDEAMLQRSVNTGFSGGEKKRNEILQMAVLEPRLAILDETDSGLDIDALRIVAHGVNTLKRPDRATIVVTHYQRLLEYIVPDYVHVLANGRIVKSGGKELALELEAKGYDWLLDEPAAVGG
- the sufD gene encoding Fe-S cluster assembly protein SufD is translated as MSTALYREQFATIPAGGPAWLAGLRERALAAFEGYGFPTSKNEDWHFTSPAPITETSFAPMSPSSGAVTTSDLAPYLVGNANWPTVVFVNGRYAPALSRVDALPAGVRILSLASALHEEPTLLEQHLGKLAEFDQQAFAFTALNTAMMRDGAVLHVAKETEAATPIHLLFVTDAGAAGGVAYPRNLVVMERQARATIIEQYVSLGDVRHLTNAVTECVLADGSTLHHYRLQREGRRAFHVGHVETMQGRDSHYVSFSFATGAELSRTNIYTILAGEGCGATLNGLYMLDGDQTCDHQTRIEHAEPNCYSREMYKGILDGTSHGVFNGKVYVRPIAQKTDGKQTNKTLLLSDKARIDTKPQLEIFADDVKCTHGATVGKLDAIAAFYMKSRGVNADTTRRLLTYAFAAEVLETIELEPLKEDLERLTLQRYL
- a CDS encoding cysteine desulfurase, which encodes MSTQLAHTPLDVAKIREDFPILAMEVRGKPLVYLDNAATSQKPRSVIHALTQYYERENGNIHRGVHYLSEKATELYDLTRETARRFFHARHAHEMIFTRGATEGINLVASSFAQGVLRGGDEILVSTMEHHSNIVPWQMACERTGAVLKVIPITDAGELDMGAYRALLSERTKLVSVAHISNALGTINPVAEIVRLAHEVGAAVFIDGAQSAPHAQVDLQAIDCDFFACSGHKMLGPTGASILYGKEAWLDKLPPYMGGGDMIDYVSFERTTYARLPSKFEAGTPSIGDVVAYRHAFEYLEQVGLDAVAAHEHELLAHATEQLRDIPGVRLIGTAAEKAGVLSFTMDCAHPHDIGTILDGFGIAIRAGHHCAQPLMRRYGVPATARASFYLYNTRDEVDRLVQGIHHVRSVFA